The Methanopyrus kandleri AV19 DNA segment GACGTACGCTACGGGTTCTTCTTTTTCCTCGAGAAGTTGTCGGAGCTCCTCCTCGGTTACGACCTCGACGGCGTTTCGGGTTACGAGTTTCAACCTCTCCTCGACGTCCACGGACGAGACCCCCTGGCGGCGTCCTGCGTCCGTTAAAGGTATTCCTCAGGAACCACTACGGCGACACCTTTCAGCAGAATCACGTACACGCGCTGTCCGACGTGAAGGTCGACATCGCTTTCATAACACTCAACCGTTTCACCCGTACGCTCCAACACGACCCGGGGCGGGGTGTCTTCGATCACCACGGCGGGTTCGGGCTTCAGAACCTCGACGCCCTTCAGCTCCTCCCACTTACGTTTGACCACCTCCCTGCTGATGAGATGACGCAGAGAACACCTCTCACCCAGACCTGTGACTAGATAAGGTTGGCCATCCACCAGTAGGATGTCGCCCTTGCGGAAATGAGGTATCCTCACGGAGATGGCGGCCTTGTACTTGCGCTTACTGCGCTCGCGGTCGAATCCGACGAGCTTGTGCGACTCCCCTACGGTCCCGCCGTACGCATCGACGAGGCGGCGGGCGAGCTTGCGTGCGGCGTTGAGTGAACCGATGTAGAAGTCGATGCCCTCCTCAGGGTACTCCACGTCCGAGATGTAAGCCATGGGATCACGCTCGAGCAGTGAGGCGGCCGCCTCCGTCACGAAGTTCTCAACTTCCTCCCGCTCACGCTCGGTCAGCTTACCTCGGAGCGACCGCACTTGGAGTATAGCCTCGTAGTATCCCGACCGGAATTTCATGCATCGATCACACAGGGCGAATACTACCGGGACCTTGAGGTGATACTTCCGAGTGAGAACTTCCCCTCCTACCTCCCATTCACCCTCAGCGAGCAGCTCGACGAGGACGCGAGCTCCGGGACCACCCGGTTCACCCTTAACCTCCAGAGGTTTTATTCGGACATATACATCGGGAAGCGTTCGGAGGTTCTCCTCCAACTCCCGGAGGACGTACTCTACGAGCAGTTCTTCGATACTCCCGACACCTTCAGGCGGATCTTCCCAGCGCAGCCCGGTGTGACGTGCTAAACACTGCGCACAGACTCGGACCTCCAGTCCTTCGGGTACCTCGATCATCGGGTGCTCTTCAAGGTAACATTCCGGGCACAGGCCGTCTATCGTCGTATCGACCTCACGTCCGCACCGATGACATATCAGCTACCCTTCACCCCCGTTCGAGACGTACGGGCGGTTGTCGGGAATGCCCACGGTGTTACCGACCCCTACGATGATCACGGTACTGTCTTCAGGGGCTTCCTTAGCGAGTTCGAGGGCACGTTCGGCGGCTTCTTCCACGGCGTCAACGACGGACTTGGGCATGGGCATGACGGCCTCCGTAGCACTCATCTTGATGGCTACCGCATCGAGATCGATGCCTTCGTCGGCCGCGATCTGCTCGATCTTGTAACTCTCATGGCCGGGATCACCCATGGCCACTCCCACGCCCTCGCTGACTTTGCCTGTCTTCTCTCCCTCGAGTTTGAGGGCGGCGTCGATAGTTATAATTTTGGAAACATCACCGTATTCCCTTACGAGCTTCTTTACGGCACGCCCCAGTCTGCCCAAGTTACCCCCAGGCCCATGCGCCTTGACTATCAGCAGTCTGCGACCCTCTAGCTCCTTCTCGGCGGCCACAGTACCTTTCTCCACCTCCCGGACGGGTGAGTCTCCGATGAGCCGAGCCGCGACCATAGGGCCAACGCTGTCGCCGATAGGCACACACTTGAGGAACGCTTTCGCACCCTCGTAGTTACTCTTCACGAACTGTTTAAATGTCGGCAATAGCATGGTTATTAGAAGCAAGAGCTGTATATTGTTGGTTTTCTTAGCAGATAACAGCAGGTGTCGGAGATATTGGGCAATAACATGGATGGAGAACACGCACGTAAGTGCCATACTCATGTTGTCTACTTCGACGCCATCGCGTTTTCCTGTGAGTACTCTTGCGTACGAGCGGAACTTATCCTCACTCCGCTCAATCAAGTTTTCAAGACGTTCAATAATACCGTGAGGATCTAGTTGCACAGGCTGAACCACGAATAGGTTTGCAGCCCGTTGTACGAGTGTTTCAGCCTCTTCCCTATCGCATCTGGCCCGTCTCACTACCATCTGCTGGACTTTTTCGTCTATTTTCCGTATACGCTCGACTTCTCCCTCTATCCTCCTGAAAAGCACCACCTGATAGTAGACCCGAATGAAGAGCCAGAAGAGGATAATGGAGACAATAAAATACACCAGGTTCTCGACGAGTGATGTGTCCACGTTCAACGCCAGCACCCCATGGAAGGTCGCTGGACTCCGTCACCCTTATACGTGATGGAAGCTGTGTCGCCGGTTGGCGGGGGGACCCGAGTTGGCGCTAAAGAACCCGGCGGTTCACTTACTCTCGGCGTTGTGCCTATGGGGGGTCGCCGGGCTCATACTAGCTGGTGCGCAGTCAGTACTAATCTCGTTCGCCTCCGTATTGTCCTCCGATCCCGGTATGGTTTTAAACGCTTTCGTCCTTCTCTTAGCGCTCGTTAGCGCCAATTCTCCCGCAACTTTCGCAGAGATTTACATGGGAGAACCTCAACCGTATGCGATAGCATCGATACTGTTTGGATTCGCTCCTATAATACCATATCTAATAATTTCGCCCTTTCGATGTAATGTGCTTGTGTTAACGGCGTGGTGGAAGCCCATAATTATAGCCTTACTGGCGATATGGTGTATTGAGTTCGCAATATATTATCGCAGGGTGAAAGTCTTCGGGTACAGATACGTGAACGTTCACAGATTCGTATTCCGCTAGTTCCGTCTCTTAACCCCTAGAACACGTCGTTTAGCTTTCTCGAATATCCACAGTAGTGCTTTGATTTCCTTATCTGTGCATCTTGCTCTGGCGAGAAACCTCCGGAAGGTCGTGCACACGTTCTCGCGACGGGTACTGTCGAAGTTCAAAGCCTTCATGAGGTCGTCCAAGGACTTCACTAGCACCTCCTTCTCTCGCTTAGTGGCAGCACGACCGTACCGTTCCGGCACGTACTCCATCTTCTTAAGCTCGTAAAGTACTACAGCCACGGAATGCGAGAGGTTCATGGAACGGTACTCCTCGCTTGTCGGGATATGAAGGGTGGCGTCGCAAAGCTCGACCTCCCAAGTCCTCAGACCTCTATCTTCGGGCCCGAATACCACGGCGATCTTCTCGTAGTCCGAAAACGCCTCTCTGACCTCCCAGGGCATCATCGGGTTCCTAGCGGGCGTTGAGGCGAGGACGGCGGTCGTCGCTATGGCCGCCTCCACGTCCTCGATAGCCTCCTCCAACGTGTTCACTATCACCGCGTTCTCCAACAGGTCGAGCGCGTGCATCGCCCGAGCTATCGCCACTTCACCGAGCTCTGACCTAGGTCTTACTAAAAAGAGCTCCTTTACCCCGAAGTTTTTCATGACACGGGCTACGTGACCGATGTTCCCGTCGTACTTCGGTTCTACCAGTACCACCCGCACGTCCAAGCTGGATTCCTCCGGGGTGCAGTCTTTGCTCGAGGGTATGGTCGTGAACGAGTTTCGGGAGCGAAGGACTAACTACTGGGACGGGGAGGTCGAGATCGAAACGGAGGACGGAAAACTCAAGCTTCGGATGCCCGGAACTATAGCAGGTTGGCTCACGAAGGGTACCAGGGTCAGGGTGCACGGCGCCGACGGGGTGCAGTCCGTCGACGTATTTAAAGATGATGTGGAGGTGGAGCGGAGGTACGAGGACGAGTGGGTGCCGGTGTGGCCACCGTTCGAGATGGAGACCGAAGTAGAGAAGCGGGATACGCTCGGTCGTGGTGTTTACGAGTACAGATTGCGGGCCAGGGAGGCCATCTACCGGGAAGACTTCGAAGCTATCGTGGGCCTCGAACAGTACCATTACGCCTCCGATAAAGACGTGGTGGCAGTGTGGGGATGTAATGAGTGTGGACGCTCGATACGGGCCAACCTCAAGCCGGAAGAGTGCCCCGGATGCGGCTCGTCGCGGATCGAACTTCGAACGATCAGAGGCTCGTTACCCGCTTCCAGGTTCATGGTAGTGGAGCTGCTGAACGGCGAGGAGTACGAGCCGGATGTCCTGGCATACGTCCGTGTGGATCCGCCCATCCCTAAACTCAACCGACGTCTCGACGGTAAAGTGGAGCGAAACATCAGGGAGAAAGTCTTCGGCAAGGACTGGTTCCACCCTACCTTCGAGCCCAAGCGAGGTAAGACCATTGAGGACATCCTAAGTGCCTGCGACACCAAAGCGGCTCGCATAGCTCGGGTCGTGGTTCATCCAGAGTACCGGGCCGACGGTATTGGGAGAGCCTCGGTGCAAGCCGCTGTACGATGGGTGAAAGAGCGTCGAATCCCGGAAATGAAGTCGGAAAAACACCTGATCGAAGTTATCGCCCAAATGGCCAGGTACCATCCGATCTTCGAGAGCGTCGGGTTCGTATACCTATGGGATACCGGCTCCGGCCGACCTTACCTCGTACGTCCGCTGTCGGAAGATGCCAAGAGGAAGGTTTCGAGGTTCATCAAAACCGACAAGATAGCGAGACAGCACGGCGGCCGACTGTACAGATCCAGGTTGCGAAAACTCGAGGTAGAGCCCCTCGACGGACCGATCAAGGTGAAGCGACTCCACAAGATGTTCTCCACGGAGCTCGACGTGAAAGGGTTGCCCAAGGACGTCGTTAAGCTTCTCGAGGCGTTCGGGGTCCTTCATCGGAAGATTCAGCAGTACGCGCTTCAGGACGTGAACCTACGGATCGAGCCCGGCGAACTCGTCGTGGTGGTCGGCCCCAGCGGAGCCGGAAAGACGACGTTAGTCCGCATGATTATGGGCGCACACGAAGAATTCATCGAGAATGTCCGCCGGCGCATCATCCGCGAGCTTTCGACGCCGGTAGTGTCCCGAGCACTGTCTTCCATGGGTACGAACCCTAAAGAGGTCGCGGATAAGCTGGTCAAGGAGATGTACCAGCCCGACAAGGGGAAAGTTTCCCTACCTGAGAACACCGAACTGTCCGCGATGATCCCGGGGGAAGTGGAACCCGAGATCGACCCCGGTGTGACCATCATCGAAGACCTGTGGTCGGTGACCGGGGACGTGAACGTCGCGGTGGAGATACTCAACCGGTCCGGTATCTCGGATGCCGTGCTGTACCGGAGCCCGTACGAGCGGTTGTCTCCGGGTCAGAAGGAGCGAGTTCGCCTGGCCAGGATGATCGCGGAGGGGGCTAACCTGATAGTAGTCGACGAGTTTTGCTCGCACCTGGATCCGAAGACCGCCATGCGCGTGGCCCGAAGCTTTTCGGAAATGTGCAGGGAGTTAGAGATCACCGCGCTGATTATCACGCACAGAGCCGAGGTCATCGATGCGCTAGCGCCGGATAAACTGGTGTACGTCGGGTATGGGTTGGTTGGGGTGGAGGAGAAGAGTTAGCCTTCTTCACCCTCTCCCTCACCTTCAGGCGGTATCGCCAGTACCGGGCAGGGTGACCTTGATAGTACACCCTTGGTCGTACTGCCCAGGATGAGACCCTTGACTCCGGAGAGGCCCCGTGTACCCATCACGATCAGATCAACGTCTCGCTCCTTAGCCTCTTCAACGATCCCTTGAACCACAGAGGGTGACTCCACTACGAGAGTTTCAACATCAATGCCTTCCTCCTTGGCCATCTCGGCGATCTCGTTGACGATCTTCTCGGCCTCCTTTACGATCTCCTCGGGCAGCGTGAACGAGGGTTTCGTACCCAATGGACTCCATAGCGGAATCACGTGAATCACAATCAGTGTCGCATCTTCTTTCTTGGCGATTTCGATGGCCGCTTTGGCGGCCTGCTTAGCGTTTTCCGACCCGTCGGTCGGTACCATAATTCTCTCAAACACTGGAAGACACCCCCACTATCGTAGCTTCACCACGTATAATACCGTAACGCTTCGTCTCGGGGGGTAGACCTTGCACCCCATGGCCCGTAGACACTTTGAGAAACTGGACGAGAAGCGCGTACGCGAGCCCGTCGGTCCCAATAAAGACTGTGAGTACTACCCGTGCCACTTTGATGGTCAAGACTGTACATGGTGTTTTTGTCCTCTATACCCGTGTCTGGACGAAGAGCTTGGGGAGTGGATTAAGACCAAGAACGGCTCCGAAGTTTGGAGTTGTAAGGATTGCCACCTTATTCACAGACCGGAACCCGCTAAGGTGCTACTTCGAGAACTGTTAAGTGTGGGAAATGGGAGCGTGTTACGAGGTGCAGAACGACTAGAAGAAGATCCAGAACTCAAGGAGAAGGTGCTTGAAAGTGTCAAAAGAGCCGATCGGAAACACCGACAGCACTCCTCACGACGTTGAGGACCTCCTGGTCAACCCGGAATAGCGGGTTAGGATGGAAGTCCATGTTCAAACGCTCTTTGATGAGCCGCCTTAAGTCCTCCAGGGGAAGAGGGTTGGGATACCTAACGGGACCGTCCAGTGTAATCAGGTACGCGTGATCACGGCCCTCAAGGTACCTCCTCAGCTCGTCCTCGGACGCTTTGGCTAACTCCGCGATCTCGGCGAGATCTTCCTCGGACTGTATCGCCACCTTCTTGATTTCCTCTATGGTGACCTCGCCGAGCACGGCGCACAGTGGACTGGACGCGTACACGATGCAGGTACGTTCTCGGAGGATCGTTCCCGGGAGCCACCTTCTAACTTCGACGTTCTTGACGCCGTCTAGGATCAAATTCGCGAATTTCGGCTTTACCGACATCCACACGGGCAAACCGAGAACCCGTAACGGTAGGATGCATTCCTGGTTTTTGTAATCTTGAGAAGGGTTATTGTAGGAAAGATATGGTATGAGGGCGACCGGACTGATAGTGGAGAGAACTAGTGGGATGCGGAGGGAGGTCACTCCTTGAAGTGCGGAATTACCTCCTGACCTACGAGCTCGATAGCCTTCTCCTTGTCCGGACCGATCGGCGAGCCGACGACGACCTGAGTGACGCCGGCCTTCAGTAGCTCTTCGATCTTGTCGACTACGGTGTCCGGGTCTCCGGCGATGGAGAACGCCTCGATCATGTCCTCGTCCACGAGGCCGATCGCGGTGCCGAAGTCGCCCTTACCGATCGCCTCAGCGATCTGCTCGGCCTTCTCCGTGTCGATGCCGTGACGCTCCAGCACCACGTCCGGAGAACCCATCACGATGAACGCGACCACGATCTTCGTGGCCTCGATGGCCTTGTCCTCATCCTTGTCGATCGAGAAGCACGTGTACGCCGCGACGTCGATCTCGTCGAGGCTTCGACCGGCCTCCTTCGCACCCTCCTCGATCTTCGGAACGGCTACCTCGAAGTCCTTCGGGTTCGAAGCGTTGACGAGGACTCCGTCCGCAATCTCACCGGCAGTCTTCAGCATGATCGGACCCTGAGCTCCCATGTAGAACGGAATGTCTGAACCTTGGATAGAGCGTGCATTCACGTCGGCTGTTCCCGTCTTGACGTACTTGCCTTCGTACTCTACCGGGCCGCCTTCCAGGTACTGGTAGATCACCTCCTTGACCTCGCGGATAGCGGTCGCGGGACCGACCTCGTCCTCGGCCTCAGGGTTCCAGATCGGGATCTTACACGGGAACGGCAGTCCCATCTTGTCGAACGTGGCCTTGTCTCCGGGACCCATTCCGATGATCGCACGACCGCCGGAGATCCAGTCCAGCGTGGCAATGTTACTCGCGGTGATCAGTGGATGCCGGGTGTACGGGTTAGTGATACCCGGGCCGAGCTTGATCTTGCTGGTGATCACGGCGGCTAGAGTCAGGACTCCCATGTAGGAGTAATTGTTGTAGTGATCACAGATCCACGCGTACTCGAACCCGTTGTCTTCGGCGACCTTGATCAGGTGGGCGATCTTCGTGGGCTTGTCGTCCGGTAAGAGCTCAATACCAAAGGACACCTCTGCCATTGTTTGAACCCCTATCGAGCACTTGATCTCACTTTTAAATACTGAAGGTCTCGGTGCGGGGCGAACTGAAGTTAGTAGGTTCGTTCACCGACGAGAGTTGAGGTAGGACTCTACAGTGGTCGCAAGCGTGACCGGTGGAGTTATTACAACGGCGGAAGACGCGCGTTTCCGGCGGGGGTGCCCTCTATTGGTGCGCAGCGTGTCGGTAGGCGAGGTAGCCAGACGTGACGTGATCACGGGCAGTCCCACGGAAACCGCAGTGGAGATCGCCTACAAGATGCGGGAACATGGCATCGGCAGCGTGGTCATAGTGAACGAGAAAGACGAGCCCATTGGCATCATCACGGAGCGCGATCTCGTGATCAAGGTGGTATCACAGGGTAAGAACCCCGACGAGGTGATAGCGCGGGATATCATGTCTCAACCGGTGATTACCGTCGAGGAGGACATGGAGGTCAACGAAGCCGTGAAACTGATGGTAGACAAGGGGATTCGAAGGCTTCCGATCGTAGACGATAATGGTAAACTGATAGGTATCGTAACGATGCAGGACATTCTCCAGGTTGAGCCCTACTTAGTAGCTACCATAGAGGAGGAGATGAAGAAATTCCAGGAAGAGCTCGAGGAACTAGAGGAAGTGTCAGAGATTATTGAAGGAGTTTGCGACCTCTGTGAGACCTACTCGGAAGAGCTCCGATTCGTCGACGGAGTGTGGGTTTGTCCTGAGTGTTACGAGGACATTTTAGGCAGGGAGATCGAAGACAGGGAACTCGAGGAGTGATCACCCGTGCTGACACGTCGTTCCGGTTTGCCAGACACCTCCGTCATGAGGTTAGCCACCACGAACGTCGTATCGATGCCACCTACCGCCACAGTGAAAAGCGCCGTCGACACGATGATACGGTACGGGTTCCGCAGGATTCCAGTGACGGAACCGGGTGAGCTGGAACTTGTCGGTATTATGACGGGCAAGGACGTGTTAGACTACTTGGTCGGAGAGCGTCGGAAGATAATAGAGCGCCGATATGGGAGTACGTTCCTTCCGGCACTCCATGAGCCCGTGAGATCACTAATGAGAACTGAAGTCTACGTTATCACCCCATACGATACCGTCCGTAAAGCCGTTCGGACGATGTTTGAGTTCGAAGTCGGGGCTTTACCTATAGTGAAAGACAAGAAGCTCGTAGGGATAATCACTGAACGCGATATTATGGCCGATCTTTACGACGTACTGGAGGACACGAGAGTTGAGGAGATAATGACTGAGGACCCCGAAACAGTCCCATCGGACATTACGGTACTCGAAGCCGCGGAAATAATGGTAGACAGAGAGTTTCGGAGACTCCCAGTGGTTGAAAACGGGAGGTTATGCGGCCTCGTAACCGCTACCGATGTGCTCCATCACGTCTCCAGTATGGCGACTGAAACATCGCCGGATGCGTCTGTTGAAGAAGTTATGGATGTGCCGGTGGAAGAAATTATGACAGAAGATGTCATTACAATCGAGCCTGACGTTAATATTGAAGAAGCCGCATTAACGATGAAGGGGGCTAACGTCGGAAGTTTAGTAGTGACGGAGGGTAACGATGTGATAGGAATCATAACCGAACGAGATATTATGTACGCCATTGCCGAGAGAATGTGAGGTACAGTGAAACACAGAGGCTGAAAGCTGAAAGCGCAATCCAAAGTGGGTGAGGGTTCCAAACGAATTTGACGGTGGTGGGACTTGGGACGCGAAGCAAGATCATGTTGTCAATGCCGCCCAACCTCACACCTCGATCCGGGATCCAGCAGGGGAAGTAAGGTACCTTCACCCATACCCATCCACGCCCATAGACTTTGAACCAAGCGTGGCCCAAGTCCACACGTATCGGTTTTAAGTTCCTCTTAGGTAGCATCTTCACAATACGAAGCGGTCTATCATGAACTATATTGATCCCGAATATCTTGGTTTTGAACTTATGATATCTATCCAGCACTAGGATTTCCTTAACTCCAAATTCCTTAAGTACTCTTACTTCTTCGGGTGATGGATGCCTATCCATCACCACAACTTGTGGATGAGCATAACGTACTAAGTCACAATCAGGAATTCGTGTGAAGGCGTACGCTGGTGCGTATTTAGGATCATATCGCAACAGTTTACAAAGTCTCATATACCTGTATTTGTTACCTAAAAATACTGATTTAATATCATCTATTTCATACCCCATCGTTGGATTAAACTCGTAAACTTTCACCCATCGATAATCACGAATGGGTCGTACACCAACGCGTTCCAGTTCCGTGATCATACGCTTAGCATACGGTTTCCGTGAACTTAGTATCAAAAACCGAACCCCTAATACATCCCCTATTTTCAATGCTTTATTGGGTTCTACACGCTTGAATGAACGCTGATACTGTACAACAACATCCCGAATTGGAGTACCCTCACGGTACCACCCGAAGACTGATGGAGCACCAGTAATGTAAGGTTCCATTCCCCAAAGTGCTCGATACCCTACCGTTGCTACCCTATCCCACGGTCCAGTATGCTCCCTCATCCACAGTAAAGCCG contains these protein-coding regions:
- a CDS encoding GNAT family N-acetyltransferase, producing MLEGMVVNEFRERRTNYWDGEVEIETEDGKLKLRMPGTIAGWLTKGTRVRVHGADGVQSVDVFKDDVEVERRYEDEWVPVWPPFEMETEVEKRDTLGRGVYEYRLRAREAIYREDFEAIVGLEQYHYASDKDVVAVWGCNECGRSIRANLKPEECPGCGSSRIELRTIRGSLPASRFMVVELLNGEEYEPDVLAYVRVDPPIPKLNRRLDGKVERNIREKVFGKDWFHPTFEPKRGKTIEDILSACDTKAARIARVVVHPEYRADGIGRASVQAAVRWVKERRIPEMKSEKHLIEVIAQMARYHPIFESVGFVYLWDTGSGRPYLVRPLSEDAKRKVSRFIKTDKIARQHGGRLYRSRLRKLEVEPLDGPIKVKRLHKMFSTELDVKGLPKDVVKLLEAFGVLHRKIQQYALQDVNLRIEPGELVVVVGPSGAGKTTLVRMIMGAHEEFIENVRRRIIRELSTPVVSRALSSMGTNPKEVADKLVKEMYQPDKGKVSLPENTELSAMIPGEVEPEIDPGVTIIEDLWSVTGDVNVAVEILNRSGISDAVLYRSPYERLSPGQKERVRLARMIAEGANLIVVDEFCSHLDPKTAMRVARSFSEMCRELEITALIITHRAEVIDALAPDKLVYVGYGLVGVEEKS
- a CDS encoding CBS domain-containing protein, which translates into the protein MLTRRSGLPDTSVMRLATTNVVSMPPTATVKSAVDTMIRYGFRRIPVTEPGELELVGIMTGKDVLDYLVGERRKIIERRYGSTFLPALHEPVRSLMRTEVYVITPYDTVRKAVRTMFEFEVGALPIVKDKKLVGIITERDIMADLYDVLEDTRVEEIMTEDPETVPSDITVLEAAEIMVDREFRRLPVVENGRLCGLVTATDVLHHVSSMATETSPDASVEEVMDVPVEEIMTEDVITIEPDVNIEEAALTMKGANVGSLVVTEGNDVIGIITERDIMYAIAERM
- the mer gene encoding 5,10-methylenetetrahydromethanopterin reductase; translated protein: MSFGIELLPDDKPTKIAHLIKVAEDNGFEYAWICDHYNNYSYMGVLTLAAVITSKIKLGPGITNPYTRHPLITASNIATLDWISGGRAIIGMGPGDKATFDKMGLPFPCKIPIWNPEAEDEVGPATAIREVKEVIYQYLEGGPVEYEGKYVKTGTADVNARSIQGSDIPFYMGAQGPIMLKTAGEIADGVLVNASNPKDFEVAVPKIEEGAKEAGRSLDEIDVAAYTCFSIDKDEDKAIEATKIVVAFIVMGSPDVVLERHGIDTEKAEQIAEAIGKGDFGTAIGLVDEDMIEAFSIAGDPDTVVDKIEELLKAGVTQVVVGSPIGPDKEKAIELVGQEVIPHFKE
- a CDS encoding CBS domain-containing protein, encoding MRSVSVGEVARRDVITGSPTETAVEIAYKMREHGIGSVVIVNEKDEPIGIITERDLVIKVVSQGKNPDEVIARDIMSQPVITVEEDMEVNEAVKLMVDKGIRRLPIVDDNGKLIGIVTMQDILQVEPYLVATIEEEMKKFQEELEELEEVSEIIEGVCDLCETYSEELRFVDGVWVCPECYEDILGREIEDRELEE
- a CDS encoding 60S ribosomal export protein NMD3, translated to MICHRCGREVDTTIDGLCPECYLEEHPMIEVPEGLEVRVCAQCLARHTGLRWEDPPEGVGSIEELLVEYVLRELEENLRTLPDVYVRIKPLEVKGEPGGPGARVLVELLAEGEWEVGGEVLTRKYHLKVPVVFALCDRCMKFRSGYYEAILQVRSLRGKLTEREREEVENFVTEAAASLLERDPMAYISDVEYPEEGIDFYIGSLNAARKLARRLVDAYGGTVGESHKLVGFDRERSKRKYKAAISVRIPHFRKGDILLVDGQPYLVTGLGERCSLRHLISREVVKRKWEELKGVEVLKPEPAVVIEDTPPRVVLERTGETVECYESDVDLHVGQRVYVILLKGVAVVVPEEYL
- a CDS encoding cysteine-rich small domain-containing protein; the encoded protein is MARRHFEKLDEKRVREPVGPNKDCEYYPCHFDGQDCTWCFCPLYPCLDEELGEWIKTKNGSEVWSCKDCHLIHRPEPAKVLLRELLSVGNGSVLRGAERLEEDPELKEKVLESVKRADRKHRQHSSRR
- a CDS encoding RNA methyltransferase, which encodes MRVVLVEPKYDGNIGHVARVMKNFGVKELFLVRPRSELGEVAIARAMHALDLLENAVIVNTLEEAIEDVEAAIATTAVLASTPARNPMMPWEVREAFSDYEKIAVVFGPEDRGLRTWEVELCDATLHIPTSEEYRSMNLSHSVAVVLYELKKMEYVPERYGRAATKREKEVLVKSLDDLMKALNFDSTRRENVCTTFRRFLARARCTDKEIKALLWIFEKAKRRVLGVKRRN
- a CDS encoding DUF1512 domain-containing protein — translated: MDTSLVENLVYFIVSIILFWLFIRVYYQVVLFRRIEGEVERIRKIDEKVQQMVVRRARCDREEAETLVQRAANLFVVQPVQLDPHGIIERLENLIERSEDKFRSYARVLTGKRDGVEVDNMSMALTCVFSIHVIAQYLRHLLLSAKKTNNIQLLLLITMLLPTFKQFVKSNYEGAKAFLKCVPIGDSVGPMVAARLIGDSPVREVEKGTVAAEKELEGRRLLIVKAHGPGGNLGRLGRAVKKLVREYGDVSKIITIDAALKLEGEKTGKVSEGVGVAMGDPGHESYKIEQIAADEGIDLDAVAIKMSATEAVMPMPKSVVDAVEEAAERALELAKEAPEDSTVIIVGVGNTVGIPDNRPYVSNGGEG
- a CDS encoding ASCH domain-containing protein, yielding MWMSVKPKFANLILDGVKNVEVRRWLPGTILRERTCIVYASSPLCAVLGEVTIEEIKKVAIQSEEDLAEIAELAKASEDELRRYLEGRDHAYLITLDGPVRYPNPLPLEDLRRLIKERLNMDFHPNPLFRVDQEVLNVVRSAVGVSDRLF
- a CDS encoding universal stress protein yields the protein MFERIMVPTDGSENAKQAAKAAIEIAKKEDATLIVIHVIPLWSPLGTKPSFTLPEEIVKEAEKIVNEIAEMAKEEGIDVETLVVESPSVVQGIVEEAKERDVDLIVMGTRGLSGVKGLILGSTTKGVLSRSPCPVLAIPPEGEGEGEEG